In Fusarium musae strain F31 chromosome 7, whole genome shotgun sequence, a single window of DNA contains:
- a CDS encoding hypothetical protein (EggNog:ENOG41~CAZy:GH43) — MPQVTNPILPGFNPDPSICRVGDDYYIATSTFEWFPGVQIHHSKDLANWTLIVRPVNRKSQLDMRGEPDSCGVWAPCLTHDGEKFWLVYTDVKRKDGSFKDAHNYIITAPAIEGPWSDPVYANSSGFDPSLFHDDDGRKWFNNMTWDHRARPHLFSGIFLQEFDPKQGKLVGPKKNIFKGTDLAYVEGSHLYKRNGWYYLSTAEGGTGYTHAMTLARSRSIWGPYEVHPQKHVVTSKDAPNAALQRAGHADIVDTPDGKTYIVHLTGRPVTQKRRSVLGRETAIQEAYWGDDDWLYIKNGPVPSLHIDLPAARDDTEYWKEKRYTFTDKLHIDFQWLRTPEPERIFNIKNKQLSLIGRESVGSWFEQALVARRQTHFSYDAETVITYSPDDERQFAGLTAYYCRFNFFYLTVTASASGQRELQIISSEESFPIGRLERPFAEPVEIPNEGKVRLAVSVRAGSTLQFYYALEGQDLKEIGPVYDASILSDECGGHPKDGSFTGAFVGMACSDVNGLAKEAQFDYFVYRPVHDKLDRYEI, encoded by the coding sequence ATGCCACAGGTCACAAACCCCATTCTTCCGGGCTTTAATCCCGACCCGTCAATCTGCCGTGTCGGCGATGACTACTACATCGCTACGTCCACCTTTGAGTGGTTCCCCGGTGTTCAGATCCATCACTCCAAAGACCTCGCCAATTGGACTCTCATCGTGCGTCCAGTGAACCGCAAGAGTCAGCTCGATATGCGTGGTGAGCCTGATAGCTGCGGTGTCTGGGCGCCCTGCCTGACGCACGATGGGGAAAAGTTCTGGCTCGTGTACACGGACGTCAAGCGCAAGGACGGTTCGTTCAAGGATGCGCATAATTATATCATTACTGCGCCTGCTATTGAGGGGCCGTGGAGTGATCCTGTGTACGCTAATTCCTCTGGCTTTGATCCATCGCTgtttcatgatgatgacggtcGCAAGTGGTTCAACAACATGACATGGGATCATCGCGCTCGGCCTCATTTGTTCTCTGGTATCTTTCTTCAAGAGTTTGATCCCAAGCAGGGTAAACTCGTGGGACCGAAAAAGAACATCTTCAAGGGTACAGACCTAGCTTATGTTGAGGGATCGCACTTGTATAAGCGCAACGGGTGGTACTACCTCTCGACAGCAGAGGGCGGCACAGGCTACACCCATGCCATGACCCTAGCACGATCCCGCAGCATCTGGGGTCCTTATGAAGTCCATCCTCAGAAACACGTCGTCACTTCAAAAGATGCACCCAACGCAGCGCTCCAAAGAGCTGGACATGCTGATATCGTGGACACACCCGATGGCAAGACGTACATCGTGCATCTCACCGGCCGCCCAGTCACCCAAAAGCGTCGCTCGGTCTTGGGTCGAGAAACAGCTATCCAAGAAGCGTACTGGGGTGATGACGACTGGCTGTACATCAAGAATGGCCCCGTCCCAAGTCTTCACATTGATCTCCCCGCTGCACGCGACGACACTGAGTactggaaagaaaagagataCACCTTTACCGACAAACTCCACATTGATTTCCAATGGTTGCGAACTCCTGAACCCGAgcgcatcttcaacatcaagaacaagcagCTCAGTCTCATCGGTCGCGAGTCCGTCGGTTCATGGTTTGAGCAAGCCCTCGTCGCACGCCGCCAAACACACTTCTCCTATGACGCCGAAACAGTGATAACCTACTCCCCCGACGACGAGCGCCAATTCGCCGGTCTGACAGCCTACTACTGccgcttcaacttcttctacCTAACCGTAACCGCCAGCGCCTCTGGCCAGCGCGAGCTACAGATCATCTCCTCCGAAGAATCCTTCCCTATAGGTCGCCTAGAGCGTCCCTTTGCGGAGCCTGTTGAAATTCCCAACGAGGGCAAGGTTCGACTTGCGGTTAGTGTTCGTGCGGGGAGCACGCTTCAGTTTTACTATGCTCTTGAGGGGCAGGATTTGAAGGAGATTGGGCCGGTGTATGATGCTTCGATCTTGTCGGATGAGTGTGGAGGACATCCTAAGGATGGAAGCTTTACGGGTGCGTTTGTGGGGATGGCGTGTTCGGATGTTAATGGGCTTGCGAAGGAGGCGCAGTTTGATTATTTTGTGTATAGGCCTGTGCATGACAAGTTGGATCGGTATGAGATATAA